From a single bacterium genomic region:
- a CDS encoding RpiB/LacA/LacB family sugar-phosphate isomerase, which yields MKIAFASDHAGFALKQKLMETVRQMGHEPVDFGCRSADSVDLSDFVAPAAEAIGCGQCARGVFVDGAGYPSGMIANMHHGVFAAVANDLVSARLSREHSAANVVCLGAMVVGELMAKEIVTTFLSTEPLGGKYAVRVEKVKAIGEKKRVGPLYRTREVLTVQDLREAIEEKQPLVLDQRTVITPSVLDAVRAMRP from the coding sequence GTGAAGATTGCCTTTGCCAGCGACCATGCGGGCTTTGCCCTGAAGCAGAAACTGATGGAGACCGTCCGCCAGATGGGTCACGAGCCTGTCGACTTTGGCTGCCGTTCAGCCGATTCTGTGGACCTGTCGGATTTTGTTGCTCCTGCGGCGGAAGCCATCGGATGCGGCCAGTGCGCCCGCGGTGTCTTCGTCGATGGCGCCGGTTATCCGAGCGGCATGATCGCCAACATGCATCACGGAGTCTTCGCTGCCGTCGCGAACGATCTGGTCAGCGCACGCCTCTCGCGCGAGCACTCCGCTGCGAACGTAGTTTGCCTCGGCGCGATGGTCGTCGGCGAACTGATGGCGAAGGAAATCGTCACGACGTTTCTCTCGACCGAACCGTTGGGAGGCAAGTACGCCGTCCGCGTTGAGAAGGTAAAAGCCATCGGCGAGAAGAAGCGCGTTGGTCCGCTTTATCGCACGCGCGAAGTTCTCACCGTTCAGGACCTCCGCGAAGCCATCGAGGAAAAACAGCCGCTGGTTCTCGACCAGCGCACCGTCATTACTCCCAGTGTGCTGGACGCCGTGCGCGCCATGCGCCCGTAA
- a CDS encoding DUF547 domain-containing protein yields the protein MRFTLPVLILVLLLAGCSAPKMHFGAPPDYPALDPKRPFDHLLLDEVLAGVVDPIDGRVDYELLEDVYLADIDAYLAAAGDAPADRWSVGDQKTFWINVHNAAVLRLIMNEWPMRDLAATGTMFHGDLLDSRLWLAGQWRSPRDIEALVLRRFGDPRAFFAMSCGTMDSPVLRNEAYHVETIDIRLNLAADEFLHRPDAIRLEHNRNGGTAVLSSYFQQHREAFAAKGQSLLEGLARYRPDLLPFKDYAIEFRASDGTIRATDLPPAAND from the coding sequence ATGCGATTCACTCTGCCGGTCCTGATTCTAGTCCTTTTGCTTGCCGGGTGCTCGGCGCCGAAAATGCACTTCGGTGCGCCCCCGGATTATCCCGCGCTCGATCCCAAGCGACCCTTCGACCATTTGCTTCTCGATGAAGTCCTGGCCGGCGTCGTGGATCCGATCGATGGACGAGTCGACTACGAGCTGCTCGAAGACGTCTACCTGGCGGACATCGACGCGTACCTTGCGGCCGCAGGCGATGCCCCGGCCGATCGCTGGAGCGTTGGCGACCAGAAAACCTTCTGGATCAATGTTCACAACGCGGCCGTGCTTCGACTGATCATGAACGAATGGCCCATGCGGGACCTGGCCGCGACCGGGACGATGTTCCATGGCGATCTGCTCGACAGCAGACTCTGGCTGGCCGGCCAGTGGCGTTCCCCCCGCGATATCGAGGCGCTCGTCCTGCGGCGATTCGGCGACCCGCGCGCGTTCTTCGCCATGAGTTGCGGAACGATGGATAGCCCCGTCCTGCGAAACGAGGCCTATCACGTCGAGACGATCGACATCCGATTGAACCTGGCGGCTGATGAATTCCTGCACCGGCCCGACGCCATTCGGCTTGAGCACAATCGCAACGGCGGCACGGCCGTGCTTTCCAGCTACTTCCAGCAGCATCGCGAAGCATTTGCCGCAAAGGGCCAATCGCTGCTGGAAGGTCTTGCCCGATACCGCCCCGATCTGCTTCCCTTCAAGGATTACGCGATCGAATTCCGCGCTTCCGACGGAACGATCCGGGCCACCGACCTGCCCCCGGCGGCGAACGATTGA